The Hymenobacter baengnokdamensis genome includes a region encoding these proteins:
- a CDS encoding efflux RND transporter periplasmic adaptor subunit, whose amino-acid sequence MKNNRLLIILAVAVVVLIGGYALAKKKGWVGKPTGTEITAATAGPATIVEKVSASGKVQPETEVKISPDVSGEIIELYVQEGDSVKKGQLLLRIRPDNYLAMVSQQSAAVGTQRANVGQAQAQLEQQAANARQTELTYRRQASLYKQKVISQSDYEAAQAAYNASQEQLKAIRAQIKAAQSTVRSAQAGLQEAQKNLNKTTIYAPVSGTVSKLNVKKGERVVGTTQMAGTEIMRIANLNNMEVRVSVNENDIIRVQLGDSADVEVDSYTTKNEKFKGIVTAIANTAKDALTAEAVTEFEVRVRLLPASYQHLVKAGPNGHATVPFRPGMTASVDIIADRKSGVLSVPLAAVTTRSDSAATKASQGGGVRVGGRGGGSAQAVDNTKAAPKADIKEVVFVIKDGKAVLTPVKTGISDFQNIEIVSGIAAGTQVASGPFRAVSKTLKDGAPVVVKDAASLSKEALADTPAK is encoded by the coding sequence ATGAAAAATAATCGACTCCTTATTATTCTGGCTGTGGCCGTGGTCGTGCTCATTGGCGGCTACGCGCTGGCTAAGAAAAAAGGCTGGGTAGGCAAGCCTACCGGCACCGAAATCACCGCCGCTACTGCTGGCCCGGCTACTATCGTGGAGAAGGTCAGTGCCTCGGGCAAGGTGCAGCCCGAAACGGAAGTTAAAATCTCGCCCGACGTTTCGGGCGAGATTATTGAGCTCTACGTGCAGGAGGGCGACTCGGTGAAGAAGGGCCAGCTGCTGCTGCGCATCCGGCCCGATAACTACCTGGCTATGGTGAGCCAGCAGTCGGCCGCCGTGGGTACCCAGCGGGCCAACGTAGGCCAGGCCCAGGCCCAGCTGGAGCAGCAGGCCGCCAATGCCAGACAAACCGAGCTGACCTATCGCCGGCAGGCTTCGCTATATAAGCAAAAGGTAATATCGCAGTCGGACTACGAGGCGGCCCAGGCGGCCTACAATGCCTCGCAGGAGCAGCTCAAAGCCATTCGGGCGCAGATAAAGGCGGCCCAGAGCACCGTGCGCAGCGCTCAGGCCGGCTTGCAGGAAGCACAAAAGAATCTTAATAAAACCACTATCTATGCCCCGGTGAGCGGCACCGTGAGCAAGCTCAACGTGAAAAAGGGCGAGCGCGTGGTCGGCACTACCCAGATGGCCGGCACCGAAATTATGCGCATTGCCAACCTCAACAACATGGAGGTGCGCGTGAGCGTGAATGAGAACGACATTATCCGGGTGCAGCTCGGCGACTCGGCCGACGTGGAAGTTGATTCTTACACTACTAAAAATGAGAAGTTTAAGGGAATTGTAACGGCCATTGCCAACACGGCCAAGGACGCGCTGACTGCCGAGGCAGTCACCGAGTTTGAGGTGCGGGTGCGCCTGCTGCCGGCTTCGTACCAGCATCTCGTCAAGGCCGGCCCTAATGGGCACGCTACTGTGCCCTTCCGGCCGGGTATGACGGCTTCCGTCGACATCATTGCCGACCGCAAGAGCGGGGTGCTAAGTGTGCCGCTGGCCGCCGTAACTACCCGCTCCGATTCGGCGGCTACCAAAGCCAGCCAGGGCGGCGGGGTGCGCGTGGGCGGCCGGGGCGGCGGGTCGGCCCAGGCAGTCGACAATACCAAAGCGGCCCCCAAGGCTGATATTAAGGAAGTGGTATTTGTCATAAAAGATGGCAAAGCCGTGCTGACGCCCGTAAAAACCGGCATCAGCGACTTTCAGAATATTGAAATTGTGAGCGGCATTGCGGCGGGCACGCAGGTGGCGAGCGGCCCGTTTCGCGCCGTGTCCAAAACCCTTAAGGATGGCGCGCCGGTAGTGGTGAAAGATGCCGCCAGCCTCAGCAAAGAGGCCCTGGCCGATACTCCGGCCAAATAG
- a CDS encoding exonuclease domain-containing protein, giving the protein MYAIIDLETTGGQPANDRITELAIFVHDGQRVVDSYTTLVNPGRAIPPFITQLTGITNDMVAGAPRFHEVARKVVEMTEGCVFVAHNVRFDYSFLKKEFADLGYNYSRKTLCTVRLSRSLIPGQPSYSLGKLCQNIGIPLEGRHRAAGDAEATAILFDRLLKITQASDAAEATAADALARVDALAPAGRSVPAEKKPSSRRVAAMAQAIKTALLPPLITPEKVASLPQETGVYYFHNEAGEVIYVGKSINIYKRIQQHFAVDVKSRKSLDFKNSIADITWELTGSELVALLYESHLIKQLKPAYNRAQRRSVFPAGIYLKTDEQGYKRLFYGRADARNSEIPIIALGNQYKAQGFLYHKVSKYNLCQKLCGLYKTDGSCFAYQVHQCQGACVGQEPPESYNERVDAAIDSITYEHESFVVVGPGRRADEKSLVVVENGRYLGFGYVDETFTARKITDFRGAVQPYADNKDVQQIIRNHVRTKRKGEQVKIFG; this is encoded by the coding sequence TTGTACGCCATTATCGACCTCGAAACCACCGGTGGCCAGCCGGCCAATGACCGCATCACGGAGCTGGCTATTTTCGTGCACGACGGCCAGCGGGTGGTAGACTCCTATACGACGCTCGTTAATCCTGGCCGCGCTATTCCGCCCTTCATCACGCAGCTTACCGGTATTACCAACGACATGGTAGCCGGAGCGCCACGCTTCCATGAAGTAGCCCGTAAAGTAGTGGAAATGACTGAGGGCTGCGTGTTTGTAGCTCATAACGTGCGATTTGACTATTCTTTTCTTAAGAAGGAGTTTGCCGACCTGGGCTACAACTACTCGCGCAAAACGCTCTGCACCGTGCGCCTGAGCCGCTCGCTGATACCCGGCCAGCCCAGCTATAGCCTGGGTAAGCTGTGCCAGAATATCGGCATTCCGCTCGAAGGACGGCACCGCGCGGCCGGTGATGCCGAGGCCACGGCCATCCTGTTTGACCGCCTGCTGAAGATAACCCAGGCCAGCGACGCGGCCGAGGCCACAGCGGCCGACGCGCTGGCCCGCGTCGATGCCCTGGCCCCGGCCGGCCGGAGCGTGCCGGCCGAGAAGAAGCCTAGTTCGCGCCGCGTGGCCGCCATGGCGCAGGCCATCAAAACGGCGCTGCTGCCGCCGCTCATCACGCCCGAGAAGGTGGCCTCGCTGCCCCAGGAAACGGGCGTGTACTACTTCCACAACGAAGCCGGCGAGGTTATCTACGTGGGCAAGAGCATTAATATCTACAAGCGTATTCAGCAGCACTTTGCGGTCGATGTAAAATCGCGCAAGAGCTTGGACTTCAAGAACTCCATTGCCGATATCACCTGGGAACTGACCGGCTCGGAGCTGGTGGCGCTGCTCTACGAGTCGCACCTCATCAAGCAGCTCAAGCCGGCCTACAACCGGGCGCAGCGGCGCTCGGTGTTTCCGGCCGGCATCTACCTCAAAACCGACGAGCAGGGCTATAAGCGCCTGTTTTATGGCCGCGCCGACGCGCGCAACTCGGAGATTCCGATTATTGCGCTGGGCAACCAGTATAAGGCCCAGGGCTTTCTCTATCACAAGGTTAGCAAATACAACCTTTGCCAAAAGCTTTGCGGCTTATACAAAACCGATGGCTCGTGCTTTGCTTACCAGGTACATCAGTGCCAGGGCGCGTGCGTGGGCCAGGAGCCACCCGAAAGCTACAACGAGCGCGTAGACGCCGCCATCGACAGCATTACCTACGAGCACGAGTCGTTCGTGGTAGTTGGCCCCGGCCGACGCGCCGATGAGAAATCGCTGGTAGTGGTCGAGAATGGCCGCTACCTCGGTTTCGGCTACGTCGATGAGACGTTTACGGCCCGTAAAATCACCGATTTTCGCGGGGCAGTGCAGCCTTACGCCGATAATAAAGATGTGCAGCAGATTATCCGCAACCACGTGCGGACCAAGCGCAAGGGCGAGCAGGTGAAGATATTCGGGTAA
- a CDS encoding phosphatase PAP2 family protein, producing the protein MKKIIINCKVLVLSLSLLGGQVRAQTAPVVTADTTLHKYQTPQGTPPVPWYRGKLVRASIVPAVLIGYGISVVGDHGWYSSYQAKADLQRHFPNFNNHLDDYLQWSPYLELGGVLLAGVESRNDRVNLALILVKSEALMLGSVYIIKTATQHERPDGSDKLSFPSGHTAQAFLAASIVHTELREKSQWYGIGAYTLATTVGAFRMLNNKHWEADVFAGAGVGILSAHLSYLSHRHRWGQHPADRPGVGLALPKVEKPIWRVSPTVLPGGAMGLNVSWRAK; encoded by the coding sequence ATGAAAAAAATTATTATTAATTGCAAGGTGCTGGTCTTATCGCTGAGCCTGCTCGGCGGTCAGGTGCGGGCGCAAACTGCGCCGGTGGTGACGGCCGATACGACGCTCCATAAGTATCAGACGCCGCAGGGCACGCCACCCGTGCCCTGGTACCGGGGCAAGCTCGTGCGGGCCAGTATCGTGCCGGCCGTGCTCATCGGCTACGGCATCAGCGTGGTAGGCGACCACGGCTGGTACTCCTCGTACCAGGCCAAGGCCGACCTGCAGCGCCACTTTCCGAATTTTAATAACCACCTCGACGACTACCTGCAATGGTCGCCCTACCTGGAGCTGGGCGGCGTGCTGCTGGCGGGCGTCGAGAGCCGCAACGACCGCGTAAACCTGGCGCTCATCCTGGTCAAGTCGGAGGCTCTGATGCTGGGCTCGGTTTACATTATCAAAACTGCCACCCAGCACGAGCGGCCCGATGGCTCCGATAAGCTCTCGTTTCCGTCGGGCCACACGGCGCAGGCGTTTCTGGCCGCCAGCATCGTGCACACCGAGCTGCGCGAAAAAAGCCAGTGGTACGGCATCGGCGCGTACACGCTGGCCACGACGGTCGGCGCGTTTCGAATGCTGAATAACAAGCACTGGGAAGCCGACGTATTTGCCGGCGCCGGCGTGGGCATCTTGTCGGCGCACCTGTCGTACCTATCGCACCGCCACCGCTGGGGCCAGCACCCGGCTGACCGGCCGGGCGTAGGCCTGGCCTTGCCGAAGGTGGAAAAGCCCATCTGGCGGGTTAGCCCTACCGTGCTGCCGGGCGGCGCGATGGGGCTGAATGTGAGCTGGCGGGCGAAGTAG
- a CDS encoding tryptophan 2,3-dioxygenase family protein codes for MALSLASDVPTEAEFSPAVLAQLRRLQARYAADGQDLSAYLEGLYHADYINYWDYIELDTLLSLQRPLTKFPDETIFILYHQITELYFKLCLHEYEQLGELQTPTLGEVVLRLGRVNRYFESLIDSFDVMVDGMDKQQFLQFRMSLMPASGFQSVQYRFIEIASTALENLVPAEKRRLLGDAPTHEEFMGCIYWQAGATVEETGAKALTLLEFERKYSGQLVAHARHYEHRNAWAVVQRLPEADRRHPRLLRALKQLDVNVNVNWPLMHYKSAVRYLQRAPTDVPATGGTNWRNYLPPKFQRRIFYPQLWTAQELEEWGKGWVEKVLEESQHA; via the coding sequence ATGGCTCTTTCGCTTGCTTCCGACGTTCCCACCGAGGCCGAGTTTTCACCTGCTGTGCTGGCGCAGCTGCGCCGCCTGCAGGCCCGCTACGCCGCCGATGGGCAAGACCTGAGCGCTTACCTCGAGGGGCTCTATCACGCTGACTATATAAACTATTGGGACTATATCGAGCTCGATACACTACTGAGTCTGCAACGGCCGCTTACAAAGTTTCCCGACGAAACCATCTTCATTCTCTATCACCAGATTACGGAGCTGTACTTCAAGCTTTGCCTGCACGAGTATGAGCAGCTGGGCGAGCTGCAAACGCCCACGCTGGGCGAAGTAGTGCTGCGTCTGGGCCGGGTAAACCGCTACTTCGAGAGCCTTATCGACTCGTTCGACGTGATGGTGGACGGCATGGACAAGCAGCAGTTTCTGCAGTTTCGGATGAGTCTGATGCCGGCCTCGGGCTTCCAGAGCGTGCAGTACCGCTTTATCGAAATTGCCAGCACAGCCCTCGAAAACCTGGTTCCTGCCGAAAAGCGCCGCCTGCTGGGCGATGCGCCGACGCACGAAGAGTTTATGGGCTGCATCTACTGGCAGGCTGGCGCCACGGTAGAAGAAACCGGGGCCAAAGCCCTGACGCTGCTAGAGTTTGAGCGCAAGTACAGCGGTCAGCTCGTGGCCCATGCCCGCCACTATGAGCACCGCAATGCCTGGGCCGTGGTGCAGCGCCTGCCCGAAGCCGACCGCCGCCACCCGCGCCTGCTGCGCGCCCTCAAGCAGCTCGATGTGAACGTAAATGTGAACTGGCCGCTGATGCACTACAAGTCGGCCGTGCGCTACCTCCAGCGGGCTCCTACCGACGTGCCCGCCACGGGCGGCACCAACTGGCGTAACTACCTGCCTCCCAAGTTTCAGCGCCGTATCTTCTACCCGCAGCTCTGGACGGCCCAGGAGCTGGAAGAATGGGGTAAGGGCTGGGTAGAAAAAGTACTGGAGGAGAGCCAACACGCCTAA
- a CDS encoding alpha-ketoacid dehydrogenase subunit alpha/beta has translation MLVDAPAAPVADTPAAAEAALLRRAYLLMHTAAEMAVLYEAQKAIAARYVHATARGHEAVQLAAAFLLTGADYAAPYYRDDALLLGLGLRPYELMLQLLAKRDDPFSGGRTYYSHPSLRRAGVPVIPHQSSATGMQAIPATGMAQAISYLESQKLTVRSEEVKEEEKTSSSPLVLCSIGDGAMTEGEVSEALQMAILHKLPIVYLVQDNDWGISATGREMRAMDAYEFAAGFPGLHRVRVDGADMISSYNGLSEAFEHVRERRGPALVHARCPLLGHHTSGVRREWYRGDNLTEHQQHDPLPRLHRRLLHAGATEEELAALAEQARTTVAADWAEALAAPDPDPATFADHEFAPPAVLEEAGERAPAGAEKALMVDAALHAVDDILREFPEALFYGQDVGGELGGVFREAALLAKKYGDKRVFNTPIQEAYIVGSTAGMAAVGARPIVEIQFADYIWPALNQLVEELSKSCYLSMGKFPVPALIRVPVGAYGGGGPYHSGSIESTLLTIRGIKVVYPSNAADMKGLLRAAFLDPNPVILLEHKGLYWSKVPGTEDAKTVEPAAGYVIPLGRAAVAQAADHEKTAGGESCVVITYGMGVHWAKAASRDYPGRVEVLDLRTLNPLDWEAVLAAVHRHGKALVLTEEPLLNSFAESLAGRIQRQCFQQLDAPVFTLGAANLPAIALNVELEKQMLPSAAKVAVALGELLSY, from the coding sequence ATGCTTGTTGATGCCCCTGCCGCGCCCGTCGCGGATACTCCGGCTGCCGCTGAGGCCGCCTTATTGCGCCGCGCTTACCTGCTGATGCACACGGCCGCCGAAATGGCGGTTCTTTACGAAGCGCAGAAGGCTATTGCCGCCCGCTACGTGCATGCCACGGCTCGTGGCCACGAGGCCGTGCAGCTGGCAGCGGCTTTTCTGCTTACCGGGGCCGACTATGCGGCCCCCTATTACCGCGACGATGCTTTGCTGCTGGGCCTGGGCCTGCGCCCGTATGAGCTGATGCTGCAGCTGCTGGCCAAGCGCGATGACCCGTTCAGCGGTGGCCGCACGTATTATAGCCACCCCTCGCTGCGCCGGGCGGGCGTGCCGGTTATTCCGCACCAAAGCTCGGCTACGGGTATGCAGGCCATTCCGGCTACGGGCATGGCACAGGCAATCAGCTATTTGGAGAGTCAAAAGCTGACAGTCAGAAGTGAAGAGGTAAAGGAAGAAGAAAAAACCAGCTCCAGCCCCCTGGTTTTGTGCTCTATCGGCGACGGGGCGATGACGGAGGGCGAGGTAAGCGAGGCGCTGCAAATGGCGATTTTGCACAAGCTGCCCATCGTATACCTGGTGCAGGACAACGATTGGGGTATCTCGGCCACGGGCCGCGAGATGCGGGCGATGGATGCCTACGAGTTTGCCGCCGGCTTTCCCGGCCTGCACCGCGTGCGGGTCGACGGGGCCGATATGATTTCTTCTTATAATGGCCTGAGCGAAGCCTTTGAGCATGTGCGCGAGCGGCGCGGGCCGGCTCTGGTACACGCCAGGTGCCCGTTGTTGGGCCACCACACCAGCGGGGTGCGCCGCGAGTGGTACCGGGGCGACAACCTTACCGAGCACCAGCAGCACGACCCGCTGCCGCGGCTGCACCGCCGCCTGCTGCATGCTGGCGCCACCGAAGAAGAGCTGGCAGCCCTGGCCGAGCAGGCGCGCACTACCGTAGCCGCCGACTGGGCCGAGGCGCTGGCCGCGCCCGACCCCGACCCCGCCACCTTCGCCGACCACGAGTTTGCCCCGCCCGCTGTGCTCGAGGAAGCCGGCGAGCGCGCTCCCGCCGGGGCCGAAAAGGCATTGATGGTAGATGCCGCCCTGCATGCCGTAGATGATATTCTGCGCGAGTTTCCGGAGGCCCTGTTCTACGGCCAGGACGTGGGGGGCGAGCTGGGCGGCGTATTCCGCGAGGCGGCGCTGCTGGCTAAAAAATACGGCGACAAGCGCGTGTTCAACACGCCCATCCAGGAGGCGTACATTGTGGGTAGCACGGCCGGCATGGCCGCCGTAGGCGCGCGGCCGATTGTGGAAATACAATTCGCTGACTATATATGGCCCGCGCTGAATCAATTGGTTGAGGAGCTGAGCAAAAGCTGCTACCTGAGCATGGGCAAGTTTCCGGTGCCGGCCCTTATCCGGGTGCCGGTGGGGGCGTATGGCGGCGGCGGGCCGTACCACTCGGGCTCTATCGAAAGCACGCTGCTGACTATTCGGGGCATTAAGGTGGTGTATCCGAGCAACGCGGCCGATATGAAGGGCCTGCTGCGAGCGGCATTTCTGGACCCCAACCCGGTTATTTTGCTGGAGCACAAAGGCTTATACTGGAGCAAGGTGCCAGGCACGGAAGATGCCAAAACCGTAGAGCCCGCCGCTGGCTACGTTATTCCGCTGGGGCGCGCGGCCGTGGCGCAGGCCGCCGACCACGAGAAAACGGCCGGGGGCGAAAGCTGCGTAGTTATTACCTACGGCATGGGCGTGCACTGGGCCAAAGCCGCCAGCCGCGACTATCCCGGCCGGGTAGAGGTGCTCGACCTGCGCACCCTCAATCCGCTCGACTGGGAGGCCGTGCTGGCCGCCGTGCACCGGCATGGGAAGGCGTTGGTTCTCACCGAAGAGCCACTGCTCAACAGCTTCGCTGAAAGCCTGGCGGGCCGCATTCAGCGCCAGTGCTTTCAGCAGCTCGACGCGCCGGTATTTACGCTCGGGGCCGCCAACCTGCCCGCTATTGCCCTCAACGTAGAGCTGGAAAAGCAGATGCTGCCCAGCGCCGCCAAGGTGGCCGTCGCGCTCGGGGAGCTGTTAAGCTACTAA
- the hemF gene encoding oxygen-dependent coproporphyrinogen oxidase — translation MSRAEIAAWLQAFQTRLCAQLEAADGGPARFGHDDWQRPGGGGGHSRVLEGGAILEKGGVGFSAVEGELSAAAARQLHLPDPHFFATGVSVVLHPRSPRIPIIHMNVRYFEAGNGEAWFGGGIDLTPIYVDEAQARRFHFRLKAACAKHDPAYYPRFHQWADDYFYLPHRQETRGVGGIFFDRLTVGTDGSVEELFAFVQEVAELFGPFYTELMRENHALPFGEREEAWQTLRRNRYAEFNLAFDRGTRFGLETGGRTESILMSLPPRCGWSYNPAPPVAGSPEADTLAWLRKGIDWTTADHA, via the coding sequence ATGTCCCGCGCCGAAATTGCCGCCTGGCTTCAGGCTTTTCAAACCCGCCTTTGTGCGCAGCTCGAAGCCGCTGACGGTGGCCCGGCCCGCTTTGGGCACGACGACTGGCAGCGGCCCGGCGGCGGCGGCGGCCACTCGCGGGTGCTGGAGGGCGGGGCCATTCTGGAAAAAGGCGGCGTCGGCTTTTCGGCCGTGGAAGGGGAGCTGAGCGCGGCCGCTGCCCGGCAGCTGCACCTGCCCGACCCGCACTTCTTCGCCACCGGCGTGAGCGTGGTGCTGCACCCGCGCAGCCCGCGCATTCCCATTATTCACATGAACGTGCGTTACTTCGAAGCGGGCAACGGCGAAGCGTGGTTTGGAGGCGGCATCGACCTGACGCCGATTTACGTGGACGAGGCGCAGGCCCGACGCTTTCACTTTCGGCTAAAAGCTGCCTGCGCTAAACACGACCCTGCCTATTACCCCCGCTTTCATCAGTGGGCCGACGACTACTTTTACCTGCCCCACCGCCAGGAAACGCGCGGCGTGGGAGGTATTTTCTTCGACCGCCTCACCGTGGGTACCGATGGCAGCGTGGAAGAGCTGTTCGCGTTCGTGCAGGAGGTAGCCGAGTTGTTTGGTCCGTTCTACACTGAGCTGATGCGCGAAAACCACGCCCTGCCCTTCGGCGAGCGCGAGGAAGCCTGGCAAACGCTGCGCCGCAACCGTTACGCCGAGTTCAACCTGGCCTTCGACCGTGGCACCCGCTTTGGGCTCGAAACCGGCGGCCGCACCGAAAGTATTCTGATGAGCCTGCCGCCGCGCTGCGGCTGGAGCTACAACCCCGCCCCGCCCGTAGCGGGCTCCCCGGAAGCCGATACGCTGGCCTGGCTCCGCAAAGGCATAGACTGGACAACCGCCGACCATGCTTGA
- a CDS encoding TolC family protein, with protein MTAKSTCYSLRAAFGLAGVLAAGPVFAQTTQDARPASPPAAALGSPAVAATGPWGLQRAVDYALEHNLGVRLNQLTAQGNAQVLRQSKAALLPTANLNGTQNWQYGTSVNPLTFQFQSQTVRANNFSGVTQFVLFQGFQLRNTIKRNVLDYEASVQDVEKARNDLSLNVAGQFLQLVLAQELVRANQFYVTRDQDQIARTKLLLKAGSIPESTLLDSQSQLATDELNVVTAQNQADLARLALLQLLNIDPATAKGFTVEVPDLPDPDEEAPYSLDLNQVYQTASSTMPEIKAAELRVQSARRSIDLAKGGYYPRLAFTGQIFTGYSSSSVSQVRTGVSAGSSVPLNILDASGNPVPGTSGYTVVLPGQPIYEALPVRYLDQLNNNLGKSISFGLSVPILNGLQVRTSVQRAIINEQANSVRAEQARLTLRQSIEQAYADARAAQLQYAAAKRQVAALTLTQRNSEIRFNNGLLSGTEFNIAKNNLNYAVSNQIQAKYTFIFRRKVLDFYQGRPLAL; from the coding sequence ATGACTGCAAAAAGTACTTGTTATTCGCTGCGGGCGGCCTTTGGGCTGGCGGGCGTGCTGGCCGCCGGGCCAGTGTTCGCCCAAACTACCCAGGATGCGCGTCCGGCTTCGCCGCCTGCGGCGGCCCTTGGCTCACCCGCCGTGGCTGCCACCGGCCCCTGGGGCCTGCAGCGCGCCGTCGATTATGCTCTCGAACATAACTTGGGCGTGCGCCTCAACCAGCTCACGGCCCAGGGCAATGCCCAGGTGCTGCGCCAGAGCAAGGCCGCCCTGCTGCCCACCGCCAACCTTAACGGCACCCAAAACTGGCAGTACGGCACCAGCGTCAATCCGCTCACATTTCAGTTTCAAAGCCAGACGGTGCGGGCCAACAATTTTTCGGGCGTTACGCAGTTCGTGCTGTTTCAGGGTTTTCAGCTGCGCAATACCATCAAGCGCAACGTGCTCGATTATGAAGCCAGCGTACAGGATGTTGAGAAGGCCCGCAACGACCTGAGCCTTAACGTAGCCGGGCAGTTCTTGCAACTCGTGCTGGCCCAGGAGCTGGTGCGCGCCAACCAGTTTTACGTGACGCGCGACCAGGACCAGATTGCCCGCACCAAGCTGTTGCTGAAAGCCGGCAGTATCCCGGAAAGCACGCTGCTCGACAGCCAGAGCCAGCTAGCTACCGACGAGCTGAACGTGGTAACGGCCCAGAACCAGGCCGACCTGGCCCGGCTAGCCCTGCTGCAATTGCTCAACATCGACCCGGCTACCGCCAAGGGCTTTACCGTAGAGGTGCCCGACCTGCCCGACCCCGACGAGGAAGCGCCGTATTCACTCGACCTCAACCAGGTGTACCAGACGGCCTCCAGCACCATGCCCGAAATTAAGGCCGCCGAGCTGCGCGTGCAAAGCGCCCGTCGCAGCATCGACCTGGCTAAGGGGGGCTACTACCCACGCTTGGCCTTCACGGGGCAGATTTTTACGGGCTACTCGTCGTCGTCAGTATCGCAGGTGCGTACCGGAGTCTCGGCCGGCTCCAGCGTTCCCCTCAACATTCTGGATGCCAGCGGTAACCCCGTGCCAGGCACCTCGGGCTATACTGTGGTGCTGCCCGGTCAGCCTATTTACGAAGCGTTACCTGTGCGGTACCTCGACCAGCTAAACAACAACCTTGGTAAGTCCATTAGCTTTGGTCTTTCGGTGCCCATTCTTAACGGCTTGCAGGTGCGCACCAGCGTACAGCGCGCCATCATCAACGAGCAGGCCAACTCGGTGCGCGCCGAGCAGGCCCGCCTCACGCTGCGCCAGAGCATTGAGCAGGCCTATGCCGACGCCCGCGCTGCGCAGCTACAGTATGCAGCGGCCAAGCGCCAGGTAGCGGCCCTTACCCTGACGCAGCGCAACTCGGAAATCCGCTTTAACAACGGCCTGCTTAGCGGTACCGAGTTTAACATTGCCAAGAATAACCTCAACTACGCCGTTTCGAATCAGATACAGGCTAAGTACACCTTCATCTTCCGGCGCAAGGTGCTGGACTTTTACCAGGGCCGCCCACTGGCTTTGTAG
- a CDS encoding ferritin-like domain-containing protein, producing MANETIARALTDILNLNRTSVKGYQEAAEEVKSPELKAKLGEFSQQRAHFVADLEGYAKQYGMETKHDTTVESVATDAAAAVHRGWINIKSAITGQSDSAVLEAAETGEATALKAYETVLASTDVPAGAKTVFQQQHDAILQAKNWLAMNKAK from the coding sequence ATGGCTAACGAGACCATTGCCCGCGCCCTTACCGACATTCTGAATCTCAACCGTACCTCCGTAAAAGGCTACCAGGAAGCAGCTGAGGAAGTAAAAAGCCCCGAGCTGAAAGCCAAGCTCGGCGAGTTTTCGCAGCAGCGTGCGCATTTTGTTGCCGACCTCGAAGGCTACGCCAAGCAGTATGGTATGGAAACCAAGCACGACACGACCGTTGAGAGCGTAGCTACCGATGCGGCCGCCGCGGTGCACCGTGGCTGGATTAACATCAAGTCGGCCATTACGGGCCAGAGCGACTCGGCCGTGCTCGAAGCTGCCGAAACCGGCGAAGCCACGGCTCTGAAAGCTTACGAAACGGTACTGGCCTCCACCGATGTGCCAGCCGGTGCCAAAACGGTATTCCAGCAGCAGCACGACGCTATTTTGCAAGCCAAAAACTGGCTGGCTATGAATAAGGCAAAGTAA